The genomic segment TGGAATTTAAGGGTCAagattttgaccttttgccgggtcaaCAGCGCCGCACTTGGAATTCGTAAGGACGAGAGGGCTTCCCAACttggaaacggcatcaaaacattttagttttttaatgttttaggtgccgaaatcgtcgtttttcatttcgccgagtcgggaaatggtaagttgcgtgattttatgtttttataaatttgtttttttaatttgttttatgattttacagggattttgtctgtatGCCGTTGCTGCCAGAAAAAAGTCGATTTCAAGGGTCGCGAaattgaccttttgccgggtcagcagcggcGCACCTAGGGTCAAGAAGGACGAGGGTGCACCCCAAC from the Drosophila santomea strain STO CAGO 1482 unplaced genomic scaffold, Prin_Dsan_1.1 Segkk88_quiver_pilon_scaf, whole genome shotgun sequence genome contains:
- the LOC120457897 gene encoding uncharacterized protein LOC120457897 yields the protein MCLVLFCLILVLSFLLQVQFVQDFSFLSGGIWEGMHCLEFIKSIVGGSCLSGYCQYAVATKKRWNLRVKILTFCRVNSAALGIRAEIVVFHFAESGNGILSVCRCCQKKVDFKGREIDLLPGQQRRT